In Leptotrichia trevisanii DSM 22070, one genomic interval encodes:
- a CDS encoding transketolase family protein, with the protein MEKKSTRVAYGEALVKLGKVNKDVVVLEADLSKSTMTAYFKKEFPERHINVGIAEADMIATAAGIATTGKIPFASTFAHFAAGRAFDQIRNSVAYPQLNVKICPTHAGVSLGEDGGSHQSVEDMALMRAIPGMVVLSPADAVETEKMIFAVADYKGPVYVRLGRLNIPVLFDENYKFEIGKAATLTEGNDVAILATGLMVSEALEASKLLEEKGIKARVVNVSTIKPLDMETVLKAAKECKFIVTSEEHSVIGGLGSAVSEYLSEVHPTKVIKHGIQDIFGQSADGETMLTNYGLRAKDIVEIVLNNLK; encoded by the coding sequence ATGGAAAAAAAATCAACTAGAGTGGCTTATGGAGAAGCGTTAGTCAAATTGGGAAAAGTAAATAAAGATGTGGTAGTTCTGGAAGCGGACTTGTCAAAATCGACAATGACTGCATATTTTAAAAAAGAATTTCCAGAAAGACATATAAATGTGGGAATTGCGGAAGCTGATATGATTGCAACTGCAGCAGGGATCGCAACGACTGGCAAAATACCGTTTGCTTCAACATTTGCACATTTTGCGGCAGGGCGTGCCTTTGATCAGATTAGAAATTCGGTGGCATATCCACAATTGAATGTTAAGATTTGTCCGACTCACGCAGGAGTTTCGTTAGGAGAGGATGGAGGTTCACACCAATCTGTCGAAGATATGGCTTTAATGCGTGCAATTCCAGGAATGGTGGTTTTATCACCAGCAGATGCGGTTGAAACAGAAAAAATGATTTTTGCTGTGGCAGATTATAAGGGGCCTGTTTACGTAAGACTTGGAAGACTTAATATTCCAGTATTATTTGATGAAAATTATAAATTTGAAATAGGAAAAGCTGCAACTTTGACAGAAGGGAATGATGTAGCAATTTTAGCGACAGGACTTATGGTTTCAGAAGCACTTGAGGCTTCTAAATTACTAGAAGAAAAAGGTATAAAAGCGAGAGTAGTCAATGTTTCCACAATAAAACCGTTAGATATGGAAACAGTTCTAAAAGCTGCAAAAGAGTGTAAATTTATTGTAACAAGTGAGGAACATTCTGTGATTGGTGGACTTGGAAGTGCAGTTTCAGAATACTTATCAGAAGTTCATCCGACAAAAGTGATAAAACATGGAATACAGGATATTTTTGGGCAAAGTGCGGATGGGGAAACTATGCTTACAAATTATGGGCTTAGAGCGAAGGATATTGTGGAGATTGTTTTAAATAATTTAAAATAA
- a CDS encoding transketolase, translating into MEIKDLQKKAKTLRKDIIEMIYRAKSGHPGGSLSIADILAVLYWKEMNVDPKNPKMENRDRLVLSKGHAAPALYAALIEKGFLGDEGKNLIPTLRKWHSPLQGHPDMKKLAGVEMSTGSLGQGLSAANGMALSAKIYNNDFRVYTILGDGELQEGQVWEAVMTAAHYKLDNLVAIVDYNNLQIDGKVSDVMDVAPVGEKFKAFKWNVIEIDGHNYEEIINALDTAKTVKGQPTVIVANTVKGKGVSFMENNAGFHGAAPNDEEYKKAMEELS; encoded by the coding sequence ATGGAAATAAAAGATTTGCAAAAAAAAGCAAAAACATTGAGAAAAGACATTATTGAAATGATTTACAGGGCAAAATCAGGACATCCAGGGGGTTCGCTTTCAATTGCTGATATTCTGGCTGTGCTTTACTGGAAGGAAATGAATGTTGATCCAAAAAATCCAAAAATGGAAAATAGAGATAGATTAGTGCTTAGTAAAGGGCATGCTGCTCCTGCACTGTATGCGGCTTTGATAGAAAAAGGATTTTTAGGAGATGAAGGGAAGAATCTTATTCCAACACTTAGAAAATGGCATTCTCCGCTTCAGGGGCATCCTGATATGAAAAAGCTGGCTGGAGTTGAAATGTCAACAGGTTCACTTGGGCAAGGACTTTCAGCAGCAAATGGAATGGCTTTGAGTGCAAAAATTTACAATAATGATTTCAGAGTCTATACAATCTTAGGAGATGGAGAATTGCAGGAAGGACAAGTCTGGGAAGCGGTTATGACGGCTGCACATTACAAACTTGATAATTTAGTTGCAATAGTTGATTATAATAACTTGCAGATTGATGGAAAAGTTTCGGATGTAATGGATGTCGCTCCAGTTGGGGAAAAATTCAAGGCATTCAAATGGAATGTAATAGAGATTGACGGACATAATTATGAAGAAATCATAAATGCTCTTGACACAGCAAAAACTGTGAAAGGACAGCCGACAGTAATAGTTGCAAACACTGTAAAAGGAAAAGGAGTTTCGTTTATGGAAAATAACGCTGGATTCCACGGGGCTGCTCCAAATGATGAAGAATACAAGAAGGCAATGGAAGAATTGAGTTAA
- a CDS encoding MFS transporter: MSSRLTKKSYIIYGLGVSYFMIDQIYNQWLSYYYLPPETEKNLVPLLKPQYLVLAFIFARIIDAVSDPVVGFLSDNSKSRFGKRSIFMLVGGLPLGLLTIMYFYPIKSSQMATLIYLSIVGGLYFTAYTLVAAPYNALIPDLASNKEERLNLSTMQSTFRLIFTGVAMVLPGVLISKLGMVNGVLNTEVGIRKTVILITILSVLGIYACIFFLKEKQLTQNRPKTESLGFMKSISHLKDKEIILYFLGYFFFFCGFNILRGDLTYYLSAVMQKDIKYLTVISVVLFGMAGLFFPITNKFGKKYSYKKILIVDMLLLIIGTFGLLFINKNNSIFAYLLFVICGTGLSGAAFIFPQAMLSEISAKLSETKKVSLEGFMFGIQGMFLKLAFLVQQVVQSTLLVVGNQNVQNGVKGATEIGVKVTLVVALVLFGVSLFFYNLKKED; this comes from the coding sequence ATGAGTTCAAGATTAACGAAAAAAAGTTACATAATTTACGGGCTTGGGGTTTCATATTTTATGATTGACCAGATTTATAATCAATGGTTGTCATATTATTATTTGCCACCTGAAACGGAGAAAAATTTAGTTCCGCTGTTAAAGCCGCAGTATTTAGTTCTAGCATTTATTTTTGCGAGGATTATTGACGCAGTATCAGATCCTGTTGTAGGATTTTTATCTGACAATTCGAAATCACGTTTTGGAAAAAGATCAATATTTATGCTAGTTGGAGGATTGCCACTTGGGCTTCTTACGATTATGTATTTTTATCCGATTAAAAGTTCGCAGATGGCAACGCTCATTTATTTATCAATCGTTGGAGGACTGTATTTTACGGCATATACTTTAGTTGCAGCACCGTATAACGCTCTAATTCCAGATTTGGCTTCAAATAAGGAAGAAAGGCTTAACCTGTCTACAATGCAGTCAACTTTTAGGCTTATATTTACTGGGGTTGCGATGGTTCTGCCAGGTGTTTTGATTTCAAAATTGGGAATGGTAAATGGAGTGCTGAATACAGAAGTTGGAATACGTAAAACAGTAATTTTGATTACAATATTATCAGTTCTGGGAATTTATGCGTGTATATTTTTTCTAAAGGAGAAGCAGCTTACACAGAATCGTCCGAAAACAGAATCGTTAGGATTTATGAAATCAATTTCACATTTGAAGGATAAGGAAATTATTTTATATTTTTTAGGATATTTCTTTTTCTTTTGCGGATTTAACATACTTCGTGGAGATTTGACATATTATTTGAGCGCTGTAATGCAGAAGGATATTAAATATCTGACTGTAATATCAGTTGTGCTGTTTGGAATGGCGGGACTATTCTTTCCAATTACAAACAAGTTTGGGAAAAAATATTCGTATAAGAAAATATTGATTGTGGATATGCTGCTTTTAATAATTGGTACCTTTGGACTGCTGTTCATTAATAAAAATAATTCAATTTTTGCATATTTACTTTTTGTAATTTGTGGAACAGGATTAAGTGGTGCAGCATTTATTTTCCCGCAAGCAATGCTTAGTGAAATTTCTGCGAAACTGTCAGAAACAAAAAAAGTAAGTTTGGAAGGCTTTATGTTTGGAATACAGGGAATGTTTTTAAAATTGGCATTTCTAGTGCAGCAAGTTGTTCAGTCAACTTTACTTGTTGTGGGGAATCAGAATGTTCAGAATGGCGTGAAAGGTGCAACTGAAATCGGAGTGAAAGTGACACTTGTCGTGGCGTTAGTGCTGTTTGGCGTTTCGCTGTTTTTCTATAATTTGAAAAAAGAGGATTAA
- a CDS encoding alpha/beta hydrolase, producing the protein MGLLIIINVLFMIFFFVIAYMSIRYFINQIEKYPRITFEEVYNSKKLRQKYNIEDNKANPYDYGYNFKEVEYKSGKIQLYGWLIENKEATKTMIISHGRGVNRLSSLQYLGMFKDIGIDKEYSFFIPDLRNSGKSDIARTKMGYCFGQDIFHTMEMLNEKFGKNNFTLYGFSQGGIGSAIASKMYVKTLRKKGIIIDKLILDSSISNIRKRIKEDARKRRVPKFIVSVIVRIFNLRVGSHLDKLRLSYLLKRIPTLIIQSKNDKATTYGMLMEEYNELAQNENIKLKVFEKGSHTRIYADPECKDEYAEAVKEFLTN; encoded by the coding sequence ATGGGATTGTTAATAATAATTAATGTGCTGTTTATGATATTTTTCTTTGTGATAGCGTATATGTCGATACGGTATTTTATTAATCAGATTGAGAAATATCCGAGAATTACATTTGAGGAAGTATACAACAGCAAAAAATTAAGACAAAAATATAATATTGAGGATAACAAGGCAAATCCTTATGATTACGGGTATAATTTTAAGGAAGTTGAATATAAGTCAGGAAAAATCCAGCTTTATGGATGGCTTATCGAGAACAAGGAAGCTACCAAAACTATGATTATCTCACATGGACGTGGTGTGAATAGATTGTCGTCGTTACAATATCTAGGAATGTTTAAGGATATTGGGATTGACAAGGAGTATAGTTTTTTTATTCCAGATTTGAGAAATTCTGGGAAGTCTGACATAGCCAGAACTAAGATGGGATACTGTTTTGGGCAAGATATTTTTCATACGATGGAAATGCTGAATGAAAAGTTTGGGAAGAATAATTTTACGCTGTACGGGTTTTCGCAAGGAGGAATAGGATCTGCCATTGCGTCTAAAATGTATGTAAAAACGCTCCGAAAAAAAGGGATAATCATTGATAAGCTTATACTGGACAGCTCAATTTCAAATATAAGAAAGAGAATTAAGGAAGATGCAAGAAAACGCCGTGTTCCAAAATTTATTGTAAGTGTTATTGTAAGAATTTTTAATTTAAGAGTTGGAAGCCATCTTGATAAACTGAGATTATCGTATTTGCTAAAAAGAATACCTACATTGATAATTCAGTCTAAAAATGATAAGGCTACAACTTACGGAATGCTTATGGAAGAGTATAACGAACTTGCACAGAATGAAAATATCAAGCTAAAAGTTTTTGAAAAAGGTTCACACACAAGAATTTATGCTGATCCTGAATGTAAAGATGAATATGCTGAGGCAGTAAAAGAGTTTTTAACAAATTAA